A portion of the Bacillus thuringiensis genome contains these proteins:
- the deoD gene encoding purine-nucleoside phosphorylase, translating into MSVHIEAKQGEIAESILLPGDPLRAKYIAETFLEDVTCYNNVRGMLGFTGTYKGKRVSVQGTGMGVPSISIYVNELIQSYGVKNLIRVGTCGAIQKDVKVRDVIIAMTACTDSNMNRLTFPGFDFAPAANFDLLKKAYDAGTEKGLHVRVGNVLTADVFYRESMDMVKKLGDYGVLAVEMETTALYTLAAKYGVNALSVLTVSDHIFTGEETTSEERQTTFNEMIEIALDAAIQQ; encoded by the coding sequence ATGAGTGTACATATCGAAGCAAAACAAGGCGAAATCGCTGAATCTATTCTATTACCTGGTGATCCATTACGTGCAAAATATATCGCTGAAACATTTCTAGAGGACGTTACTTGCTATAATAACGTACGTGGTATGTTAGGTTTCACTGGAACTTATAAAGGAAAACGTGTATCTGTTCAAGGTACAGGTATGGGTGTTCCTTCTATTTCTATTTATGTAAACGAATTAATCCAAAGCTACGGAGTTAAAAATTTAATTCGCGTTGGAACTTGCGGTGCAATTCAAAAAGATGTAAAAGTTCGTGATGTTATTATCGCAATGACGGCTTGTACTGATTCTAATATGAACCGTTTAACATTCCCAGGATTTGATTTCGCGCCAGCTGCAAACTTTGATCTTTTAAAGAAAGCTTACGATGCTGGAACTGAAAAAGGATTACACGTTCGTGTCGGTAACGTTTTAACAGCAGATGTGTTTTATCGCGAAAGCATGGACATGGTTAAAAAACTTGGAGATTACGGTGTATTAGCAGTAGAAATGGAAACAACTGCTCTTTATACATTAGCAGCGAAATACGGTGTAAATGCATTATCTGTATTAACAGTTAGCGATCACATCTTCACTGGCGAAGAAACAACATCTGAAGAGCGTCAAACTACATTTAACGAAATGATTGAAATCGCTTTAGATGCAGCAATTCAACAATAA
- the mprF gene encoding bifunctional lysylphosphatidylglycerol flippase/synthetase MprF, which produces MSFSWKRFLQIGKIIFPFVVLTIVFFQAKKELAGISFLEAIDTIKNIPTGGVFLAITLGAFAVSTMFFYDYVMLRYLKADIPVQKIFRISWIANTLNGFIGFGGLVGAGVRTMLYRPYIKENGKLIKSIAWMTTAFINGLAILSFLGLIGILDTRFILHEKPWLWPVLIFFALFVPIYIGFSKLKNRKATQTEGQEEEEKNPTVLYSLVSLVEWVSAGIVMYVILLLFGIEIEFQKFLGVYVIAALAGVVSLVPGGLGSFDLVFLTGLGQYGIDTGVLLPAMLLYRLVYYILPFCLGLIFAAFEMTGVAIKKFEDKPFIAPALETTGVIWTLQRDFLGKLGSWASAALTVFAGLMVILSTILPTSINRAHALHILAPKHLIQFSFSLSLTFGILLLILSRGIYYGTKRSYYMTIVSLIGAAIFNTLKGIDVEETFILLIVLAVLYMLRKRFVREKMEVSLSDIVKVFIFLLVTLYLYKNLGILFAGAKEAFKPDFVVRNITQVKRSALAAAFFVPTFLLIGSLIANRYRNEFPGQPANDKRLQNFLDEHGGNVLSHLGFLGDKQFFFSSDGKALILFSITGKRLIVLGDPIGDPSSYRTVLQEFLAEADRFGYICVFYQIESKWMSLYHDFGYNFFKLGEEAVVDLNTFTITGKKRAGMRATFNRFEREGYTFSIHEPPFSDELYEELRKVSDAWLGGKKEKGFSLGYFDREYISRAPIATLSDADGKIIAFTTFMPVYQNGSLSVDLMRYYPDAPSGIMDAIFIHLFQWAKENEYHSFNIGMAPLSNVGLSTQSFWSERVAAAIFNNVRYTYSFSGLRHFKEKYKPAWSGKYLAFRKNHSLPITMLSVTKLIGKRKNS; this is translated from the coding sequence ATGTCGTTTTCATGGAAACGTTTCTTACAAATCGGGAAAATTATCTTCCCATTTGTTGTATTAACAATTGTATTCTTTCAAGCAAAAAAAGAATTAGCGGGCATTTCTTTTTTAGAAGCGATTGATACAATCAAAAACATTCCAACTGGAGGAGTCTTTTTAGCAATTACACTTGGTGCATTTGCTGTATCAACAATGTTCTTTTATGACTATGTTATGCTTCGTTACTTAAAAGCTGATATCCCTGTCCAAAAGATTTTCCGTATCTCGTGGATTGCTAATACTTTAAATGGATTTATCGGGTTTGGCGGTCTCGTTGGAGCCGGCGTACGCACAATGCTTTATCGTCCATACATAAAAGAAAATGGAAAACTTATTAAAAGTATCGCTTGGATGACAACTGCCTTTATTAATGGATTAGCCATTCTTTCATTTCTTGGTCTTATCGGAATATTAGACACGAGATTTATTTTACATGAAAAACCATGGCTATGGCCTGTTCTTATCTTCTTCGCTCTTTTCGTCCCTATATATATTGGATTTTCTAAATTAAAAAATAGAAAAGCGACGCAAACAGAGGGACAAGAAGAAGAGGAGAAAAATCCAACTGTTTTATACTCATTAGTTTCATTAGTCGAATGGGTATCTGCTGGTATTGTTATGTACGTCATATTACTATTATTTGGCATTGAAATCGAATTCCAAAAGTTTTTAGGCGTATATGTCATTGCTGCTTTAGCTGGTGTCGTTAGTCTTGTTCCTGGTGGCCTTGGATCATTTGATCTTGTCTTCTTAACTGGGCTTGGGCAATACGGCATCGATACAGGTGTTTTACTCCCTGCTATGTTATTATATCGTCTCGTCTATTACATCTTACCATTCTGCCTTGGTCTCATTTTTGCAGCTTTTGAAATGACAGGAGTAGCCATTAAAAAGTTTGAAGATAAACCTTTTATTGCGCCTGCACTAGAGACAACTGGTGTTATATGGACTTTGCAGCGTGACTTTCTAGGAAAGTTAGGTTCTTGGGCATCTGCTGCTTTAACGGTATTTGCTGGCTTAATGGTTATTTTATCAACCATTCTACCGACAAGTATAAATCGGGCACACGCCTTACATATTCTAGCTCCAAAACACCTTATTCAATTTTCTTTTAGCTTATCGCTAACATTCGGTATTCTCCTCCTCATTCTTTCACGGGGAATATATTACGGAACAAAACGTTCTTATTATATGACGATTGTTTCTTTAATTGGAGCTGCTATTTTTAATACACTAAAAGGAATTGATGTTGAAGAAACGTTTATTTTATTAATCGTACTCGCTGTATTGTATATGCTTCGTAAAAGGTTTGTACGTGAGAAAATGGAAGTCTCACTTTCCGATATCGTAAAAGTTTTTATATTCCTACTTGTAACGTTATATTTATATAAAAACTTAGGTATTTTATTTGCAGGTGCAAAAGAAGCATTCAAACCTGATTTTGTCGTTCGTAATATTACACAAGTGAAACGAAGTGCATTAGCAGCTGCCTTTTTTGTTCCTACTTTTTTACTAATTGGTTCACTCATTGCAAATCGTTATCGAAATGAATTTCCCGGGCAACCAGCTAATGATAAAAGATTACAAAACTTCTTAGATGAACATGGCGGAAATGTACTTAGTCATTTAGGTTTTTTAGGAGATAAACAGTTCTTTTTCAGTAGCGATGGAAAAGCTCTCATTCTCTTCTCAATAACTGGAAAACGACTTATTGTACTAGGTGATCCAATTGGGGACCCTTCCTCCTATCGTACTGTATTGCAAGAGTTTTTAGCTGAGGCTGATCGATTTGGATACATTTGTGTATTCTACCAAATTGAAAGCAAATGGATGAGTTTATATCACGATTTTGGTTATAACTTCTTTAAGCTCGGTGAAGAAGCTGTTGTTGATTTAAATACATTTACAATAACAGGAAAGAAACGTGCTGGCATGCGAGCTACTTTCAACCGTTTTGAAAGAGAAGGCTATACATTCTCTATTCACGAGCCACCTTTCTCAGACGAATTATATGAAGAATTAAGAAAAGTTTCAGATGCATGGCTTGGTGGAAAAAAAGAGAAAGGTTTTTCACTCGGATACTTCGATCGTGAATATATTAGTCGCGCTCCTATCGCAACATTATCTGATGCAGATGGAAAAATTATTGCATTCACAACATTCATGCCCGTATATCAAAACGGATCATTATCTGTCGATTTAATGCGATATTATCCCGATGCGCCTAGCGGCATTATGGACGCAATTTTCATCCACTTATTCCAATGGGCAAAAGAAAATGAATACCACTCCTTTAATATTGGTATGGCACCACTTTCAAATGTTGGTTTATCTACACAGTCTTTCTGGTCTGAACGAGTGGCTGCTGCAATCTTTAATAACGTTCGTTATACGTATAGTTTCAGCGGATTACGACATTTTAAAGAAAAATATAAACCAGCATGGAGCGGTAAATATTTAGCATTTAGGAAGAATCATTCTTTACCAATTACAATGCTCTCTGTAACAAAATTAATAGGAAAAAGAAAAAACAGCTAA
- a CDS encoding YpuI family protein, whose product MSNLMVENQTEQVSIFLEDAIYLITNYVNYHTLPSLLEETPAGNEQYYKGLLASMRRLLVFCEEGHDACFVLLNSQPFRKTAAEKILYKIYHQVIAEFFSPKSDYWYENSRSAYTGKNSIVFQQTPPASLGQVMKSLEGKFQLMREELEYYETDYQTKMLHKY is encoded by the coding sequence ATGTCTAATTTGATGGTTGAAAATCAAACAGAACAAGTTTCTATATTTTTAGAAGATGCTATTTATTTGATAACCAATTATGTAAATTATCATACGTTGCCTTCTTTATTAGAGGAGACACCGGCAGGGAATGAGCAATATTATAAAGGGTTATTAGCATCAATGAGACGACTTCTCGTTTTTTGTGAAGAAGGACATGATGCATGTTTTGTTTTGTTGAATAGTCAGCCATTTCGAAAAACAGCAGCTGAAAAAATTTTATATAAAATTTACCATCAAGTAATTGCAGAGTTTTTTTCACCGAAGAGTGATTATTGGTATGAAAATAGTCGGTCTGCATATACAGGAAAAAATTCTATCGTTTTTCAACAAACACCACCTGCATCTTTGGGGCAAGTGATGAAGAGTTTAGAAGGTAAATTTCAATTGATGCGTGAAGAACTAGAATATTATGAGACGGATTATCAGACAAAGATGTTACACAAATATTGA
- a CDS encoding superoxide dismutase: MNQQGVFTDYFHEVENWCESVLHVLDSRAMEVYDVHMLAYKIQTLLERMKEHEYETDAEFMYEISDDVEHIQHHLQEVFMQEEEEYELYERGDSERAVPIGGHTLPPLPYPYNALEPYISKEIMMLHHDKHHRSYVEGLNKAEKMMEEARKTNQFDLIKHWEREAAFHGSGHYLHTIFWNNMKKDGGGSPRGAFSQQIEQDFGSFLRFQKHFTEAASKVEGSGWAILVWVPRSGRLEILQSTLHQLFTQWDTIPLLVLDVWEHAYYLQYQNRKDEYIKNWWNVVNWPDVEKRFETAKQIEWTPY; encoded by the coding sequence ATGAATCAGCAAGGTGTATTTACAGATTACTTTCATGAAGTAGAAAATTGGTGTGAAAGTGTTCTTCATGTATTAGATAGCCGCGCAATGGAAGTGTATGATGTCCATATGCTTGCTTATAAAATTCAGACGTTATTAGAGCGTATGAAAGAGCATGAGTATGAAACAGATGCAGAGTTTATGTATGAAATAAGCGATGATGTAGAACATATTCAGCATCACTTGCAGGAAGTATTTATGCAAGAAGAAGAGGAGTATGAATTATATGAAAGAGGGGATAGTGAACGAGCTGTTCCAATTGGAGGACATACACTCCCACCATTACCTTATCCGTATAATGCGTTAGAACCGTATATTTCTAAAGAAATTATGATGTTACACCATGATAAACATCATCGTAGTTACGTGGAAGGGTTAAATAAAGCAGAGAAGATGATGGAAGAAGCGAGAAAAACAAATCAATTTGATTTAATTAAGCATTGGGAAAGGGAAGCGGCTTTTCATGGATCAGGCCATTACTTACACACAATATTTTGGAATAACATGAAAAAAGATGGTGGTGGAAGTCCAAGAGGTGCTTTTTCACAACAAATCGAACAAGATTTTGGGAGCTTTTTACGTTTCCAAAAACATTTTACAGAAGCGGCCTCTAAAGTAGAAGGTTCAGGCTGGGCAATTCTCGTTTGGGTGCCCCGGTCTGGAAGGTTAGAAATTTTGCAAAGTACACTTCATCAATTATTTACACAATGGGATACGATACCACTTCTTGTACTAGATGTCTGGGAACATGCGTATTATTTACAATACCAAAATCGAAAAGATGAATATATTAAAAACTGGTGGAATGTTGTAAACTGGCCTGATGTAGAAAAAAGGTTTGAAACTGCGAAACAAATTGAATGGACACCATATTAG
- the dacB gene encoding D-alanyl-D-alanine carboxypeptidase DacB, whose translation MRRICVIITLLIMYASVMPIPTYAKMNSNVSARNAVLMEQQSGRVLYGKAEHEPQKIASITKIMTALLAAESGKMKEMVSVSNEAVRVEGSAIYLKPGQKVKLEDLVYGLMLRSGNDAAQVIAESVGGSIDGFVYLMNEKAKEIGMKDTHFSNPHGLDGDGSHYSSAYDMALLTKYAMGNENFKKIFGTKTYKSDSWDYPWKNKHKLVTSYYEFATGGKTGFTKKAGRTLVTTASKDGLDLIVVTLSASSDWDDHMNLFDKGFERFKQTKVLGQGAIAEINEKKYANHVYTKNGFSVPLTEEERKNVVLKVELDKSANLKDGVKVGKTDVYVGNEKVGERNLFYSKRKLVATTGLYWNNVKEIFSYMIGVGNDG comes from the coding sequence ATGAGACGAATTTGTGTAATCATTACGCTTCTTATTATGTACGCAAGCGTTATGCCGATTCCTACATATGCAAAGATGAACAGCAATGTCAGTGCTCGAAATGCTGTATTAATGGAGCAACAGTCTGGTCGTGTATTATACGGAAAAGCAGAACATGAGCCGCAAAAAATTGCTAGTATAACAAAAATCATGACCGCCTTGTTAGCTGCTGAATCAGGGAAGATGAAAGAAATGGTATCAGTTAGTAATGAAGCGGTGAGAGTGGAAGGATCGGCAATCTATTTAAAGCCTGGACAAAAAGTGAAGTTAGAAGATTTAGTATACGGACTTATGCTTAGATCTGGTAATGACGCAGCGCAAGTAATTGCTGAAAGTGTGGGTGGGAGTATAGATGGATTCGTATATTTAATGAATGAGAAGGCAAAAGAAATTGGAATGAAAGATACTCACTTCTCAAACCCTCATGGTTTAGATGGAGATGGATCACATTATTCGTCGGCTTACGATATGGCATTATTAACAAAATATGCAATGGGGAACGAGAACTTTAAGAAAATCTTTGGAACAAAAACGTATAAATCAGATTCTTGGGATTACCCGTGGAAAAATAAACATAAGCTGGTGACATCTTATTATGAATTTGCAACAGGAGGAAAAACAGGCTTTACGAAGAAAGCAGGAAGAACGCTTGTTACAACGGCATCAAAAGATGGACTAGATTTAATTGTCGTAACTTTGAGTGCTTCTAGTGACTGGGATGATCATATGAATTTGTTTGATAAAGGTTTTGAACGTTTCAAACAAACGAAAGTTTTAGGACAAGGAGCAATTGCTGAAATAAATGAAAAGAAGTATGCCAACCATGTTTATACGAAAAATGGTTTTTCAGTACCGTTAACTGAAGAGGAAAGAAAGAACGTGGTATTAAAAGTTGAACTTGATAAAAGTGCAAATCTTAAGGACGGAGTAAAGGTTGGAAAGACAGATGTTTATGTTGGTAATGAGAAAGTTGGAGAACGGAATTTATTTTATAGTAAACGGAAGTTAGTAGCTACAACGGGACTTTACTGGAATAATGTGAAAGAGATTTTTTCTTACATGATAGGTGTTGGGAACGATGGTTAA